One Phenylobacterium hankyongense DNA segment encodes these proteins:
- a CDS encoding TrmH family RNA methyltransferase, protein MGLVTGRAVTSLSNPTVKAVRALHLRKERDETGLFVAEGLKNVIEGVDTGHAPTILLYGRDAADHPLLRKAAQATAAAGGEVIEVTQDILAKVSRRDNPQAVVGVFQQVFRPLDTLEPLAAPCWVALHRVRDPGNLGTIVRTADAAGCGGVILVGECCDPYSVEAVRATMGSIFAVPLTRASESEFAAWREAWPGSVVGTLLSAPIDHRSADYRKPALILMGNEQQGLPPEMAALCDVNVKIPMRGRADSLNLSVATGIMIYAATA, encoded by the coding sequence ATGGGCCTCGTGACCGGCCGCGCGGTCACCTCGCTGTCCAACCCGACCGTGAAGGCCGTGCGCGCCCTGCACCTGCGCAAGGAGCGCGACGAGACCGGCCTGTTCGTCGCCGAGGGGCTGAAGAACGTCATCGAGGGCGTCGATACCGGCCATGCGCCCACCATCCTGCTCTACGGCCGCGACGCCGCCGACCACCCGCTGCTGAGGAAGGCCGCCCAGGCCACCGCGGCGGCGGGCGGGGAGGTCATCGAAGTCACCCAGGACATCCTCGCCAAGGTCTCCCGGCGGGACAACCCGCAGGCCGTGGTCGGCGTCTTCCAGCAGGTGTTCCGGCCGCTGGACACGCTGGAGCCGCTGGCCGCCCCCTGCTGGGTCGCCCTGCACCGGGTCCGCGACCCCGGCAACCTGGGGACCATCGTGCGCACCGCCGACGCCGCCGGCTGCGGCGGGGTGATCCTGGTCGGCGAATGCTGCGACCCCTATTCGGTGGAGGCGGTGCGCGCGACCATGGGCTCGATCTTCGCCGTGCCCCTGACCCGCGCCTCGGAGAGCGAGTTCGCCGCCTGGCGCGAAGCCTGGCCGGGCTCGGTGGTGGGCACCCTGCTCTCCGCCCCCATCGACCACCGCAGCGCCGACTACCGCAAGCCGGCCCTGATCCTGATGGGCAACGAACAGCAGGGCCTGCCGCCGGAGATGGCGGCGCTGTGCGACGTCAACGTCAAGATCCCCATGCGCGGCCGGGCCGACAGCCTGAACCTGTCGGTGGCCACCGGCATCATGATCTACGCCGCCACCGCCTAG
- a CDS encoding lytic transglycosylase domain-containing protein: MAASMILLAGAAARAQPSDPIDALLQREAPLPQPGEPIRQTVRTPLSQADLGNFRQAVESARRGDITGARVAIAAIDDSTAKKTATWVLVDSNGDSLGFFEVDQARRSLAGWPRAAKRQNSAEKLLETSGKTPAQTIAWFDGAEPQTAQGALALAAAYRGLGQTDKAAALIRHWWRDKSFEADVQRSMLARFADVLTVDDHVRRTDILLYGSQGPAARDMIPLLPADQQQAALARIALRANTADANELAAALPADVAQSPGVAFERAAYLRRHGLSDLALGQLQNFPKDVVTQDQADRVWDERHQLVLASLKNSDFKSAYAAAASSGLTSGSDATEAEFYAGWIALTRLKDPARAAGHFAAIDRIGSSPITRARALYWRGRAAEASGDQNGAQGFYEAASKYYTCFYGQLAGEKLGRRLTLPGDPELSATDRARFEGRDAVQAMRLLYDSGQRDLFRTFALSLDDILPTVEDEAQLVDLVRGYGDQDTSMKVARAAAQRGFILPQRAYPLRNPPQVMGGPEPALVLGITRQESGFDPNVRSGVGARGMMQLMPSTAAIVARRIGVSYSAGMLDEPDYNMRLGSSFLGQLVSQFSGSYIMAAAAYNAGPGRPTQWSGYCGDPRGASTDPVDFIECIPFSETRNYVMRVMENMQVYRAKLNGGSVPLTLSSDLQRGAYNYPPALPSVASTGS, from the coding sequence GTGGCAGCCAGCATGATCCTGCTCGCCGGCGCCGCTGCGCGTGCGCAGCCGAGCGATCCGATCGACGCGCTGCTGCAGCGGGAGGCCCCCTTGCCGCAGCCGGGCGAGCCGATCCGCCAGACCGTCCGCACGCCGCTGTCGCAGGCCGACCTCGGCAATTTCCGCCAGGCGGTGGAGTCCGCCAGGCGCGGCGACATCACCGGCGCCCGCGTGGCGATCGCCGCGATCGACGATTCCACCGCCAAGAAGACCGCCACCTGGGTGCTGGTCGATTCGAACGGTGATTCGCTGGGCTTCTTCGAGGTCGACCAGGCGCGGCGCTCGCTGGCCGGCTGGCCGCGGGCCGCCAAGCGTCAGAACTCAGCCGAGAAGCTGCTGGAGACCTCCGGCAAGACCCCCGCCCAGACGATCGCCTGGTTCGACGGCGCCGAGCCGCAGACCGCCCAGGGCGCCCTGGCGCTGGCCGCCGCCTACCGCGGCCTCGGCCAGACCGACAAGGCCGCGGCCCTGATCCGCCATTGGTGGCGCGACAAGAGCTTCGAAGCCGACGTCCAGCGCAGCATGCTGGCGAGGTTCGCCGACGTGCTGACCGTGGACGACCACGTCCGCCGCACCGACATCCTGCTCTACGGCAGCCAAGGCCCGGCGGCGCGCGACATGATCCCGCTGCTGCCGGCCGACCAGCAGCAGGCGGCGCTGGCGCGGATCGCCCTGCGGGCCAACACCGCCGACGCCAACGAACTGGCCGCCGCCCTGCCGGCCGACGTCGCCCAGAGCCCGGGCGTGGCCTTCGAACGCGCCGCCTATCTGCGCCGCCATGGCCTGAGCGACCTGGCGCTTGGCCAGCTGCAGAACTTCCCGAAGGACGTCGTCACCCAGGACCAGGCCGACCGCGTCTGGGACGAACGCCACCAACTGGTGCTGGCCTCGCTGAAGAACAGCGACTTCAAGAGCGCCTACGCGGCGGCCGCGAGCTCCGGCCTGACGTCGGGGTCCGACGCCACCGAAGCCGAGTTCTACGCCGGCTGGATCGCGCTGACGCGGCTGAAGGACCCGGCCCGCGCGGCGGGGCACTTCGCGGCCATCGACCGGATCGGCTCCTCGCCGATCACCCGGGCCCGCGCCCTCTACTGGCGCGGCCGCGCGGCCGAGGCCAGCGGCGACCAGAACGGCGCCCAGGGATTCTATGAGGCCGCCTCCAAGTACTACACCTGCTTCTACGGCCAGCTGGCCGGCGAGAAGCTCGGCCGGCGGCTGACCCTGCCCGGCGATCCGGAGCTGTCGGCCACGGATCGCGCCCGCTTCGAGGGCCGCGACGCGGTCCAGGCCATGCGCCTGCTCTATGACAGCGGCCAGCGCGACCTGTTCCGCACCTTCGCCCTGTCGCTGGACGACATCCTGCCGACGGTGGAAGACGAAGCGCAACTCGTGGACCTGGTCCGCGGCTACGGCGATCAGGACACCTCCATGAAGGTGGCGCGCGCCGCCGCCCAGCGCGGCTTCATCCTGCCGCAGCGCGCCTATCCCCTCCGCAACCCGCCGCAGGTGATGGGCGGCCCCGAGCCGGCCCTGGTGCTTGGCATCACCCGCCAGGAGAGCGGCTTCGATCCCAACGTGCGCTCCGGCGTCGGCGCGCGCGGCATGATGCAGCTGATGCCGAGCACCGCCGCCATCGTCGCGCGGCGGATCGGAGTGAGCTACTCGGCCGGCATGCTGGACGAGCCCGACTACAACATGCGTCTCGGCTCGAGCTTCCTGGGCCAGCTGGTGAGCCAGTTCTCCGGCTCCTACATCATGGCCGCGGCGGCCTACAACGCCGGGCCCGGACGGCCGACCCAGTGGTCCGGCTACTGCGGCGATCCGCGCGGCGCCAGCACCGATCCGGTCGACTTCATCGAATGCATCCCGTTCTCGGAGACCCGCAACTACGTGATGCGGGTGATGGAGAACATGCAGGTCTACCGCGCCAAGCTGAACGGCGGCTCGGTCCCGCTCACCCTGTCCTCCGACCTGCAGCGCGGGGCCTACAACTACCCACCCGCCTTGCCGAGCGTGGCCTCGACCGGGTCCTAG
- a CDS encoding ABC transporter substrate-binding protein: MILAALAAGLAFAGPAAAAQPRVISLDQCADQYVLALSPRTAIAGLSTRADDADSRLRALARSLPLQRVDLESALLARPQVVVRYWGGDPRLVRALQARGVRVVTLGEASGFDDVRRNIRQVAATLDQGPAGEALIADMDRRLAHAAGAWRGTRALYLTPGGVTAGSGTLVDAVLRAAGMTNAEQRPGYQTVSLEGLALDPPKRVVLGFFDSFQLAGDSWGAGRHEVLQRVVRERAAASLPGAMLGCPDWGAAEAAELLAARAPVGPPR, translated from the coding sequence CTGATCCTCGCCGCGCTGGCCGCAGGGCTGGCGTTCGCGGGACCTGCCGCCGCCGCCCAGCCTCGGGTCATCTCCCTCGACCAGTGCGCCGACCAGTACGTCCTGGCCCTGAGCCCCCGCACCGCGATCGCCGGCCTCTCCACCCGCGCGGACGACGCCGATTCCCGCCTGCGCGCCCTGGCCCGCAGCCTGCCGCTGCAGCGGGTGGACCTGGAGTCGGCCCTGCTCGCGCGGCCGCAGGTGGTGGTCCGCTACTGGGGCGGCGACCCGCGGCTGGTGCGCGCCCTGCAGGCGCGCGGCGTGCGGGTGGTGACGCTCGGCGAGGCGTCCGGCTTCGACGATGTCCGCCGCAACATCCGCCAGGTGGCCGCGACCCTGGACCAGGGCCCCGCCGGCGAGGCGCTGATCGCCGACATGGACCGCCGCCTGGCCCACGCGGCCGGCGCCTGGCGCGGGACCCGGGCCCTCTATCTGACGCCGGGCGGGGTGACGGCCGGCTCCGGCACCCTGGTGGACGCCGTGCTGCGCGCGGCGGGCATGACCAACGCCGAGCAGCGGCCCGGCTACCAGACGGTCTCGCTGGAGGGCCTCGCCCTCGATCCCCCGAAGCGGGTGGTGCTGGGCTTCTTCGACAGCTTCCAGCTGGCCGGCGACTCCTGGGGCGCGGGCCGCCACGAGGTGCTGCAGCGCGTGGTGCGCGAGCGGGCGGCCGCCAGCCTGCCGGGCGCGATGCTGGGCTGTCCCGACTGGGGGGCCGCCGAAGCCGCCGAACTGCTCGCCGCCCGGGCGCCTGTCGGGCCGCCGCGGTGA
- the hrpB gene encoding ATP-dependent helicase HrpB, with translation MLPIHEALPELRAALSAGSAAVLVAPPGAGKTTVVPLELLGERWRGDGKIIVLEPRRLAARAAAERMARTLGEPVGQTVGYRVRMQSRVSAATRIEVVTEGVFTRMILADPELAGVACVIFDEFHERSLDADLGLALARDAQGLIRDDLRLLVMSATLDGAAVAGLLGDAPVVESLGRAFPVETKYLGRDERLRLEDRVVRAVERALAEEAGSVLVFLPGQGEILRTAERLAERPRPGVVVAPLFGALDPAQQDRAISPAPAGVRKVVLATSIAETSLTIEGVRVVIDCGLARVPRFDPASGLTRLATVRVSRAAADQRRGRAGRTEPGVCYRLWGEAETRALPAYADPEILDADLSGLALDLARWGAADASGLAFLDPPPAAAFSEARALLKRLEALGSDGVLTAHGRALADMPLPPRLAHMVLKAADTGQAGRAARVAALLTERGLGGRDVDLRHRLEGLDRDRSPRARDARALADRWAGLTGRAGRGEPLSDGLLLAFAYPERIARARGPQGEFQLVGGRGAFVEPTDALARETWLAAAELGGGERRDRILLAAPLEEAEMLAAFADQLETEDRLEESGGGKLRAKRLTRLGRLVVREQVDDNPDPALIAAALADRVRAEGVGVLPWGAPAQALRERIAFLRRFDDSWPDLSDEALAARLDDWLIPLLGGVRALSALKPDPLEGALRALIPWDRQRALDAEAPGRWTAPTGNSFAIDYAAEGGPRVDVRVQEVFGLTVHPAVAGGRAPLTLSLLSPGHRPVQTTKDLPGFWKGSWKDVRADMRGRYPKHVWPEDPAAAAPTARAKPRGT, from the coding sequence ATGCTGCCGATACATGAGGCTCTTCCAGAACTGAGGGCGGCGCTTTCCGCGGGGAGCGCCGCCGTGCTGGTCGCGCCGCCGGGCGCCGGCAAGACCACGGTGGTCCCGCTGGAGCTGCTCGGCGAGCGCTGGCGCGGCGACGGCAAGATCATCGTCCTCGAGCCGCGCCGCCTGGCCGCCCGCGCCGCCGCAGAGCGGATGGCCAGGACGCTGGGCGAACCGGTCGGCCAGACCGTCGGCTATCGCGTGCGGATGCAGTCGCGGGTCTCCGCCGCCACCCGCATCGAGGTGGTGACCGAGGGGGTCTTCACCCGGATGATCCTCGCCGACCCGGAGCTGGCCGGCGTCGCCTGCGTGATCTTCGACGAGTTCCACGAGCGCAGCCTGGACGCCGACCTGGGCCTCGCCCTGGCCCGCGACGCCCAGGGCCTGATCCGCGACGACCTGCGGCTGCTGGTGATGTCCGCGACGCTGGACGGGGCGGCGGTCGCCGGCCTGCTGGGCGACGCGCCGGTGGTCGAGAGCCTCGGCCGCGCCTTTCCGGTGGAGACCAAATACCTCGGTCGCGACGAGCGGCTGCGGCTGGAGGACCGGGTGGTCCGGGCGGTGGAGCGGGCGCTGGCCGAGGAGGCCGGCAGCGTCCTGGTGTTCCTGCCGGGCCAGGGCGAGATCCTGCGGACCGCCGAGCGGCTGGCCGAGCGGCCGCGGCCCGGCGTGGTGGTCGCGCCGCTGTTCGGCGCCCTCGACCCCGCCCAGCAGGACCGGGCGATCAGCCCTGCGCCGGCCGGCGTCCGCAAGGTGGTGCTGGCCACCTCCATCGCCGAGACCAGCCTGACCATCGAGGGCGTGCGGGTGGTGATCGACTGCGGCCTGGCCCGCGTGCCGCGCTTCGATCCGGCCAGCGGCCTGACCCGGCTGGCCACCGTCCGCGTCAGCCGCGCCGCCGCCGACCAGCGGCGGGGGCGGGCGGGACGCACCGAGCCCGGGGTCTGCTACCGGCTATGGGGCGAGGCGGAGACCCGGGCCCTGCCGGCCTACGCCGATCCGGAGATCCTCGACGCCGACCTGTCCGGCCTGGCCCTGGACCTGGCCCGCTGGGGCGCGGCGGACGCCTCGGGCCTGGCCTTCCTCGACCCGCCGCCGGCCGCCGCCTTCAGCGAGGCCCGGGCCCTGCTCAAACGGCTGGAGGCATTGGGCTCGGACGGCGTGCTGACCGCCCACGGCCGCGCGCTCGCCGACATGCCGCTGCCGCCGCGGCTGGCGCACATGGTGTTGAAGGCCGCCGACACCGGGCAGGCCGGCCGCGCCGCGCGGGTCGCCGCGCTGCTGACCGAGCGGGGCCTGGGCGGCCGCGACGTCGACCTGCGCCATCGGCTGGAGGGGCTGGACCGCGACCGCTCGCCCCGCGCCCGCGACGCCCGCGCGCTCGCCGACCGCTGGGCCGGCCTGACCGGCCGCGCCGGCAGGGGCGAGCCGCTGTCCGACGGCCTCCTGCTGGCCTTCGCCTATCCGGAGCGGATCGCCCGCGCCCGCGGCCCGCAGGGCGAGTTCCAGCTGGTCGGCGGGCGAGGGGCCTTCGTGGAGCCCACCGACGCCCTGGCGCGCGAGACCTGGCTGGCGGCGGCCGAGCTGGGCGGCGGCGAGCGTCGCGACCGCATCCTGCTGGCCGCGCCGCTGGAGGAGGCCGAAATGCTGGCCGCCTTCGCCGATCAGCTGGAGACCGAGGATCGGCTCGAGGAGAGTGGGGGCGGAAAGCTGCGCGCCAAGCGCTTGACCCGCCTGGGCCGCCTGGTGGTCCGCGAGCAGGTGGACGACAACCCCGACCCGGCGCTGATCGCCGCGGCCCTCGCCGACCGGGTGCGCGCCGAGGGCGTGGGCGTCCTGCCCTGGGGCGCGCCAGCCCAGGCGCTGCGCGAGCGGATCGCTTTCCTGCGGCGCTTCGACGACAGCTGGCCTGACCTCTCGGACGAGGCCCTGGCCGCGCGGCTGGACGACTGGCTGATCCCGCTGCTGGGCGGCGTGCGCGCGCTGTCGGCGCTCAAGCCCGACCCCCTGGAGGGCGCGTTGCGGGCGTTGATCCCCTGGGACCGCCAGCGGGCCCTGGACGCCGAGGCGCCCGGGCGTTGGACGGCGCCCACCGGCAACAGCTTCGCCATCGACTATGCGGCCGAGGGCGGGCCGCGGGTGGACGTGCGCGTGCAGGAGGTGTTCGGGCTCACCGTGCATCCGGCCGTGGCCGGCGGTCGGGCGCCCCTGACCCTGTCGCTGCTGTCGCCTGGGCATCGGCCGGTGCAGACCACCAAGGACCTACCGGGCTTCTGGAAGGGCTCCTGGAAGGACGTCCGCGCCGACATGCGCGGCCGCTACCCCAAGCACGTCTGGCCGGAGGACCCGGCCGCCGCCGCGCCCACCGCCCGCGCCAAGCCGCGCGGGACCTAG
- a CDS encoding TetR/AcrR family transcriptional regulator produces the protein MTAAATTTRRSARKAKGDGHLRRAEILEAAERIFIAEGYEGATIRKIADEVGVSSTALYMHFQDKGCILFEICERTLRLLLERNGEIAAKPLDPVVRVKMMLDAYMRWGLEHPNAYQLVYSAPRPLSAALWPEDTVDLSTQCYEIFSGVVREIAATGRLRTGTADSAAQALWMSCHGVVALLAARPSFTWAPQEELIQVTLDGLMNGLVVD, from the coding sequence GTGACCGCAGCAGCGACCACCACGCGCCGTTCGGCGCGCAAGGCGAAAGGCGACGGCCATCTTCGGCGCGCCGAGATCCTGGAGGCCGCCGAACGCATCTTCATCGCCGAGGGCTATGAAGGCGCCACGATCCGCAAGATCGCCGATGAGGTGGGGGTCTCCTCCACCGCCCTCTACATGCATTTCCAGGACAAGGGCTGCATCCTCTTCGAGATCTGCGAGCGGACCCTGAGGCTGCTCCTGGAGCGCAATGGCGAGATCGCCGCCAAGCCGCTGGATCCGGTGGTGCGGGTGAAGATGATGCTCGACGCCTACATGCGCTGGGGGCTGGAGCATCCGAACGCCTATCAGCTTGTCTATTCGGCGCCGCGTCCGCTATCCGCTGCCCTCTGGCCCGAGGACACGGTGGACCTGAGCACCCAATGCTACGAGATCTTCTCAGGGGTGGTCCGCGAGATCGCCGCCACCGGCCGCCTGCGCACCGGCACCGCCGATTCGGCCGCCCAGGCGCTGTGGATGTCCTGCCACGGCGTCGTGGCCCTGCTCGCCGCGCGTCCGTCGTTCACCTGGGCGCCGCAGGAAGAGCTGATCCAGGTCACCCTCGACGGGCTGATGAACGGGCTGGTGGTCGACTGA
- a CDS encoding FecCD family ABC transporter permease: MKDLRLNLLLALGLLALIAAGLWLGETRLSAAQVAQAVADPASGPGEVLWRIRAPRTVAAAVVGAALGLAGAVMQGLLRNPLADPGVLGVSGGAGLGAALAISLGLAGSAGAVEGAALTAAVATGLLLTALAARFREPETLILFGVALSAFAGALTSLVFNFSPSPVTLAEVFSWLLGSVANRDWNDIGRELIPMAVGAGLCAYAARGLVMLTLGEETAALSGLPMARLRGAAVAGASLLTGAAVAMSGIVGFVGLAAPHLVRAGSGADPGRVLVPSALAGAGLLVAADLAARLIPTDLELKLGVVTALFGAPLFALIAWRAARSWRG, encoded by the coding sequence GTGAAGGACCTGCGCCTGAACCTGCTGCTGGCGCTGGGCCTGCTGGCGCTGATCGCCGCGGGCCTGTGGCTGGGCGAGACCCGGCTGAGCGCCGCCCAGGTCGCCCAGGCCGTCGCCGACCCGGCCTCGGGACCGGGCGAGGTTCTGTGGCGGATCCGTGCGCCTCGCACCGTCGCCGCCGCCGTGGTGGGGGCGGCGCTGGGGCTGGCGGGCGCGGTGATGCAGGGACTGCTGCGCAACCCGCTGGCCGATCCGGGCGTGCTCGGCGTCTCCGGCGGGGCCGGGCTTGGCGCGGCGCTGGCGATCTCGCTGGGCCTGGCGGGCTCGGCCGGGGCGGTCGAGGGGGCGGCGCTGACCGCGGCGGTGGCCACCGGCCTGCTGCTCACCGCGCTCGCCGCCCGCTTCCGCGAGCCGGAGACCCTGATCCTGTTCGGCGTCGCGCTGTCGGCCTTCGCCGGCGCCCTGACCTCGCTGGTGTTCAATTTCTCGCCCTCACCGGTGACCCTGGCGGAGGTGTTCTCCTGGCTGCTGGGCTCGGTCGCCAACCGCGACTGGAACGACATCGGCCGCGAGCTGATCCCGATGGCGGTGGGCGCCGGCCTTTGCGCCTACGCCGCCCGCGGGCTGGTCATGCTGACGCTGGGGGAGGAAACCGCGGCGCTTTCGGGCCTGCCCATGGCGCGCTTGCGAGGCGCGGCGGTGGCGGGGGCCTCGCTGCTGACCGGAGCCGCGGTGGCCATGTCCGGCATCGTCGGCTTCGTGGGCCTGGCGGCGCCCCACCTGGTGCGGGCCGGCTCCGGCGCCGATCCCGGCCGCGTGCTGGTCCCTTCGGCGCTTGCGGGCGCGGGCCTGCTGGTGGCCGCCGACCTCGCCGCCCGGCTGATCCCCACCGACCTGGAGCTGAAGCTCGGGGTGGTCACCGCCCTGTTCGGCGCGCCGCTGTTCGCCCTGATCGCCTGGCGCGCGGCGCGGAGCTGGCGCGGATGA
- a CDS encoding class I SAM-dependent methyltransferase has protein sequence MSLQKPRVADTPGVMRTQGWADYALLDSGAGRKLERYGPYTVVRPEPQCMWTPALPESAWDGADAVFDPTDEEDAGRWRFKAQPKDTWPLSWGQARFKARFTAFRHLAFFPEQAANWAWLDQRVRAASGQPRVLNLFGYTGVASLVMAAAGAAVTHVDASKKAIGWARENAELSGLADRPIRWITEDARKYVQREVRRGSRYDGIILDPPKYGRGPGGEVWRLFEDLPELAGLCAELLSDTASFLVLNAYAERISGAALAGLLAEKLAQRGGTIEWGELALAQEGGEREIGMSFYARWAS, from the coding sequence ATGAGCCTTCAAAAGCCCCGCGTGGCCGACACCCCCGGCGTGATGCGCACGCAAGGCTGGGCCGACTACGCCCTGCTGGACAGCGGCGCCGGCCGCAAGCTGGAGCGCTACGGCCCCTACACGGTGGTGCGGCCCGAGCCGCAGTGCATGTGGACCCCGGCCCTGCCGGAAAGCGCCTGGGACGGGGCCGACGCGGTGTTCGACCCCACCGACGAGGAAGACGCCGGCCGCTGGCGCTTCAAGGCCCAGCCGAAGGACACCTGGCCGCTGAGCTGGGGCCAGGCGCGGTTCAAGGCCCGGTTCACGGCCTTCCGCCACCTGGCCTTCTTCCCCGAGCAGGCCGCCAACTGGGCGTGGCTCGACCAGCGGGTGCGCGCCGCGAGCGGCCAGCCGCGGGTGCTGAACCTGTTCGGCTACACCGGGGTCGCCAGCCTGGTGATGGCGGCCGCCGGCGCGGCGGTGACCCACGTCGACGCTTCCAAGAAGGCGATCGGCTGGGCGCGCGAGAACGCCGAGCTCTCCGGCCTCGCCGACCGGCCGATCCGCTGGATCACCGAGGACGCCCGCAAATACGTCCAGCGGGAGGTGCGCCGCGGCTCCCGTTACGACGGCATCATCCTCGATCCGCCGAAATATGGCCGCGGGCCGGGCGGCGAGGTCTGGCGGCTGTTCGAGGACCTGCCGGAACTGGCCGGCCTGTGCGCCGAGCTCCTGTCCGACACCGCCTCCTTCCTGGTGCTGAACGCCTACGCCGAGCGGATCTCCGGCGCAGCCCTGGCCGGCCTGCTGGCGGAGAAGCTCGCCCAGCGCGGCGGGACCATCGAATGGGGCGAGCTCGCCCTGGCCCAGGAGGGCGGCGAGCGCGAGATCGGCATGAGCTTCTACGCGCGATGGGCCTCGTGA
- a CDS encoding ABC transporter ATP-binding protein yields MTPALELEGASVRRGPRRVLEAATLSALPGEVLGVIGANGAGKTTLLRAALGLAHLEAGSARLGGRDVHGMADTVRAALVAYLPQERRVGWNLPAWRVASLGAFHRPPAEAKSRAHAALTRVGLGDLADRGVLDMSGGERGRALLARLLAAAAPLLVADEPAAGLDPDAQLLALELFREEARRGAAVVLTLHDLSLAARTCDRLAVLHEGRIIADAPPREALTPTVLAQAFALDGRVEETANGPIVSARRRA; encoded by the coding sequence ATGACCCCGGCCCTGGAGCTTGAGGGCGCCAGCGTCCGCCGCGGTCCGCGCCGGGTGCTGGAGGCCGCCACGCTGAGCGCCCTGCCGGGCGAGGTGCTGGGCGTCATCGGCGCCAACGGCGCCGGCAAGACCACCCTTCTGCGCGCCGCGCTCGGCCTGGCGCACCTGGAGGCCGGCTCCGCCAGGCTGGGCGGCCGCGACGTCCACGGCATGGCCGACACGGTGCGCGCGGCGCTGGTCGCCTACCTGCCCCAGGAGCGCCGCGTCGGCTGGAACCTGCCGGCCTGGCGGGTGGCGAGCCTCGGCGCCTTCCACCGGCCGCCGGCGGAGGCGAAGTCGCGCGCGCACGCGGCGCTGACGAGGGTTGGCCTGGGCGACCTTGCCGACCGCGGCGTGCTCGACATGTCGGGCGGCGAGCGTGGCCGCGCGCTGCTGGCCCGGCTGCTGGCCGCCGCGGCGCCGCTGCTGGTGGCCGACGAGCCCGCCGCCGGCCTCGACCCCGACGCCCAGTTGCTGGCGCTGGAGCTGTTCCGCGAGGAGGCGCGACGGGGCGCGGCCGTGGTCCTGACCCTTCACGATCTCAGCCTGGCGGCGCGGACCTGCGACCGGCTGGCGGTGCTGCACGAGGGCCGGATTATCGCCGACGCCCCGCCGCGCGAGGCGCTGACGCCTACGGTGCTGGCCCAGGCCTTCGCCCTGGACGGCCGGGTCGAGGAGACCGCCAATGGGCCGATCGTCTCCGCACGGAGACGCGCCTAG